A single genomic interval of Rhinatrema bivittatum chromosome 12, aRhiBiv1.1, whole genome shotgun sequence harbors:
- the TMCC2 gene encoding transmembrane and coiled-coil domains protein 2 isoform X2 gives MPPSAYCSGKRFVLLNCLLGAVLEKGDVSTLSLPPSTTHGGSDGNISLDVPEGAPDPHRTKAAIDHLHQKILKITEQIKVEQEARDDNVAEYLKLANNADKQQSARIKQVFEKKNQKSAQTISHLHKKLEHYHRKLREIEQNGLSRQPKDVLRDMQQGLKDVGANVRAGISGFGGGVVEGVKGGLSGLSQVTHTAVVSKPREFASLIRNKFGSADNIAHMKETLEDPHPEEASRTLSGSATLVSSPKYGSDDECSSATSGSAGGSNSGAGPVGMGSPKSNTLDSHHNNFDTILEELREIKDSQAHLDDSMEDLKTQLQRDYTYMTQCLQEERYRYERLEEQLNDLTELHQNEMTNLKQELASMEEKVAYQSYERARDIQEAVESCLTRITKLELQQQQQQVVQLEGVENANARALLGKFINVLLALMAVLLVFVSTIANFVTPLMKTRSRLLGSLLLLLLLAFLWRHWDTISYLLDQGLLPG, from the exons ATGCCCCCTTCTGCCTACTGCTCAGGGAAGAGGTTTGTGCTGTTAAACTGTCTGCTAGGAGCCGTC CTTGAGAAGGGAGACGTGAGCACGCTCAGCCTGCCCCCCAGCACCACCCATGGTGGCTCAGATGGCAATATCAGCCTGGATGTCCCCGAAGGGGCCCCAGACCCTCACCGGACAAAGGCCGCCATAGATCACCTCCATCAGAAGATCCTGAAGATCACGGAGCAGATAAAGGTGGAGCAGGAGGCCCGGGACGACAATGTGGCTGAATACCTGAAGCTGGCCAACAACGCGGACAAGCAGCAGAGCGCCCGCATCAAGCAGGTCTTTGAGAAGAAGAACCAGAAGTCCGCACAGACCATCTCCCACCTGCACAAGAAGCTGGAGCACTATCATCGCAAGCTGCGGGAGATCGAGCAGAACGGCCTCTCCAGGCAGCCCAAGGACGTGCTCAGAGACATGCAGCAGGGCCTGAAGGACGTGGGGGCCAATGTCCGGGCTGGCATCAGTGGCTTCGGTGGCGGGGTGGTGGAGGGTGTGAAGGGGGGCCTCTCAGGACTTTCACAGGTCACCCACACGGCTGTGGTATCCAAGCCACGGGAATTTGCCAGCTTAATCAGGAACAAGTTTGGGAGTGCTGACAACATTGCCCACATGAAGGAGACCCTGGAGGACCCCCACCCAGAAGAGGCCTCACGGACCTTAAGTGGGAGTGCCACCCTGGTGTCCAGCCCCAAGTATGGCAGTGATGATGAGTGCTCCAGTGCTACATCTGGGTCAGCAGGGGGCAGCAACTCGGGGGCAGGGCCTGTGGGGATGGGCAGCCCCAAGTCAAACACCTTGGACAGTCACCACAATAACTTTGACACGATCTTGGAGGAGCTTCGGGAGATTAAGGACAGCCAGGCTCATTTGGATGACTCCATGGAAGACCTGAAGACCCAGCTGCAGCGAGACTATACCTACATGACGCAGTGTCTGCAGGAGGAGCGATACAG GTACGAGCGCCTGGAGGAGCAGCTGAATGACCTGACGGAGCTGCACCAGAATGAAATGACCAATTTGAAGCAAGAGCTGGCCAGCATGGAGGAGAAAGTAGCCTACCAGTCCTATGAGCGAGCCCGCGACATCCAG GAAGCGGTGGAGTCCTGCCTGACCCGCATCACCAAGCTTGAgctccaacagcagcagcagcaagtggTGCAACTGGAGGGGGTGGAGAACGCCAACGCCCGGGCGCTGCTGGGCAAGTTCATCAATGTCCTGCTGGCCCTGATGGCCGTCCTGCTGGTCTTCGTATCCACCATCGCCAACTTCGTCACGCCGCTGATGAAGACGCGGTCTCGGCTGCTGGGctccctcctgctgctcctcttgCTTGCCTTTCTCTGGAGGCACTGGGACACCATCTCCTACCTGCTGGACCAGGGTCTGCTTCCCGGCTGA